From Phycisphaerae bacterium, one genomic window encodes:
- a CDS encoding ABC transporter permease subunit has protein sequence MSTVFKDLGLWFWRLAPANPILVRVVYAGGRRVRHLWIRIGYLSILAAVVVIGVLVKQSGVTSLADLAKNATQVFQVVSVVQLAMVCILAPIFTASAITQEKDSQTYNILLSTPLTNGQIVLGSLLSRLFFVFMLLIAGIPLFCIMMVYGGVTGDEIALSIALAAGTAAITGSLAIAISVIKIGTGRTIFYFYLAIALYLIVVYAMSTLSAFIPAESQPAPGSDARMSWLAAFHPFLSLSVVLGTTPAPPIGNVPDHGFIVRHLLAYPQYSYLVLTFGGSALLVLASLSFVRRGAREGEVTIWSRIGDRLHLTRSAGAEARAPRHVWHNPIAWRESVTSASAGGGFILRYSVLGLGLTLAIILLIVHGKGMMTIADDRYLLFMVVFVELAITLFISTASAATSMTREKEANTMELLLATPLTSGHIISGKIRGLVSAAGPMLLVPYATVFLFIFYDLVSGRMGDPTRRTVNWEALLGLPVLFIAFTAFACMIGLQSSIKSKRTMGAVFSSMAVVLLVFFITGSCATTIHSTDNPQLSAAIMPLTPYTAMYVVVDPLGALTDPGSTVSASDLRSCRIVAIVACICSAAIYGFIGVILHRSMVRNFDMIIRKQTA, from the coding sequence ATGTCGACGGTTTTCAAGGATCTCGGCCTGTGGTTCTGGCGGCTGGCGCCGGCGAACCCGATCCTCGTGCGCGTGGTTTACGCCGGTGGACGGCGCGTGCGGCACCTCTGGATTCGCATCGGGTATTTGTCCATCCTCGCGGCGGTCGTGGTGATCGGCGTGCTCGTGAAGCAGTCCGGCGTCACTTCGCTGGCCGACCTGGCCAAGAACGCGACGCAGGTGTTTCAGGTCGTCTCCGTGGTGCAACTGGCGATGGTCTGCATCCTCGCCCCCATCTTCACCGCCAGCGCCATTACGCAGGAGAAAGATTCGCAGACCTACAACATTCTGCTGAGCACGCCGCTGACGAACGGGCAGATCGTTCTCGGCTCGCTGCTGTCGCGGCTGTTCTTTGTGTTCATGCTGCTCATCGCGGGCATTCCGCTGTTTTGCATCATGATGGTGTACGGCGGCGTAACGGGCGACGAGATCGCGCTGTCCATCGCCCTGGCGGCGGGGACGGCGGCGATTACGGGTTCACTGGCCATCGCCATCAGTGTGATCAAGATCGGGACGGGCCGGACGATCTTCTATTTCTATCTGGCCATCGCGTTGTACCTCATTGTCGTTTATGCGATGAGCACGCTTTCGGCATTCATTCCGGCGGAATCGCAACCGGCGCCGGGGTCCGACGCGCGCATGAGCTGGCTGGCGGCGTTTCATCCTTTTCTGTCGCTTTCGGTAGTCCTGGGGACGACGCCGGCGCCGCCGATCGGCAACGTGCCCGACCATGGGTTTATCGTGCGCCATCTGCTGGCGTACCCGCAATACAGTTATCTCGTGTTGACTTTTGGCGGCTCGGCCTTGCTCGTCCTGGCGAGCCTGTCGTTCGTGCGACGCGGCGCCCGCGAAGGGGAAGTTACGATTTGGTCGCGAATCGGCGATCGGCTTCACCTGACGCGGAGTGCCGGCGCGGAGGCCCGGGCCCCGCGACACGTCTGGCACAATCCCATTGCCTGGCGCGAGTCGGTCACCAGCGCGTCGGCGGGCGGCGGATTCATCCTTCGCTATTCGGTGCTCGGACTCGGCCTGACGCTCGCGATCATTCTGCTCATCGTTCACGGCAAGGGGATGATGACGATCGCGGACGATCGGTATCTGCTGTTCATGGTCGTGTTCGTGGAACTGGCAATCACGCTCTTTATTTCGACGGCCTCGGCCGCCACCAGCATGACGCGCGAAAAAGAGGCGAACACGATGGAGCTGCTGCTGGCGACGCCGCTGACCAGCGGGCACATCATCAGCGGGAAGATTCGCGGGCTCGTCTCAGCGGCCGGACCGATGCTGCTGGTCCCTTATGCCACGGTGTTTCTTTTCATCTTCTACGATCTGGTCAGCGGGCGGATGGGCGATCCGACGCGGCGGACGGTGAACTGGGAGGCGCTGCTGGGCTTGCCCGTGCTGTTCATCGCGTTTACGGCGTTCGCCTGCATGATCGGCCTGCAATCGTCGATCAAGAGCAAGCGAACGATGGGGGCGGTATTTTCGAGCATGGCCGTCGTCCTGCTGGTGTTCTTCATCACGGGGAGCTGCGCGACGACGATCCACAGCACGGACAATCCGCAGCTCTCGGCGGCGATCATGCCGCTGACTCCGTACACGGCGATGTACGTTGTCGTCGATCCCTTGGGGGCTCTGACGGATCCGGGTTCAACGGTTTCGGCGTCTGATCTCAGGTCCTGCCGGATTGTCGCCATCGTGGCCTGTATCTGCTCGGCGGCGATCTACGGGTTCATTGGGGTGATCCTGCACCGCTCGATGGTGCGGAATTTCGATATGATCATTCGCAAGCAGACGGCGTAG
- a CDS encoding HNH endonuclease, protein MDYPASNPTLSPDVSVEIGLDGKISGINNGSVPRYREIISYPEMLKREGISLQRGMNFRVRSGAAGYSILLMSVRRGAPYQDQWHDSGPHAGMLEYEGHDARRFRDSNVNPKSVDQPMKLPSGLLTENGRFFQAAIDAKSGAANPEIVQVYEKIAPGIWCDRGRYLLVDAEIKSIPVERQETQTRKVFRFYLRPTATPDAKTREDQRELSISRQIPTHVKVAVWKRDQGRCVTCGATDHLHFDHDVPFSRGGSSITAENVKLLCARHNLEKSDKIISLGPLLGPLVATAVASMLRGA, encoded by the coding sequence TTGGACTATCCCGCCTCTAATCCTACGCTCTCCCCAGATGTCTCAGTCGAGATTGGGCTCGACGGCAAGATTTCGGGAATCAATAATGGCAGCGTGCCGCGCTATCGCGAGATAATCTCGTATCCTGAAATGCTCAAGCGAGAAGGAATCTCGCTACAGCGTGGAATGAACTTTCGTGTGCGCAGCGGTGCAGCAGGGTATTCGATTTTATTGATGAGCGTTCGCAGAGGAGCGCCCTATCAAGATCAGTGGCATGATAGCGGGCCCCATGCAGGGATGCTGGAGTACGAAGGACACGATGCGCGCCGCTTTCGCGATTCCAACGTCAATCCAAAGTCAGTGGATCAGCCCATGAAACTTCCCAGCGGGCTACTCACCGAAAATGGCAGGTTTTTTCAAGCAGCGATAGATGCGAAGTCCGGTGCCGCCAACCCAGAGATTGTGCAGGTCTATGAAAAAATCGCCCCGGGAATCTGGTGCGACCGTGGTCGGTACCTTCTCGTCGACGCCGAAATCAAGAGCATTCCCGTTGAACGCCAAGAAACGCAAACGAGAAAGGTGTTTCGATTCTACCTTCGGCCGACGGCGACCCCCGATGCGAAGACTCGGGAGGATCAGCGCGAGCTGTCGATTTCGCGACAAATTCCAACCCACGTTAAGGTCGCTGTATGGAAGAGAGACCAGGGCCGATGTGTGACGTGCGGGGCGACCGACCATCTACATTTTGACCACGACGTGCCCTTCAGCAGAGGCGGATCGAGCATCACCGCGGAAAATGTCAAGCTACTTTGTGCCAGGCATAACCTTGAGAAATCCGACAAGATTATTTCATTAGGCCCATTGCTTGGGCCGCTCGTCGCCACGGCGGTTGCCTCGATGTTGCGCGGCGCTTGA
- a CDS encoding ABC transporter ATP-binding protein, which translates to MIIQTINLTKRYGKLVALSGLHLNIEEGECFGYIGPNGAGKTTTIRILATLLQPTWGEARVCGYTVGYESRMIRPVIGYVPDFFGAYEDMVVQEYLEFFAAAYNIHGDHRKRVVGDVLELTDLVYKRDALVDSLSRGMKQRLSVARVLLHDPKVLFLDEPASGLDPRARIEMRELLKELRRMGKTIIISSHILHELAELCTTVGIIERGELLYHGSIDEIVRRTRTGTRVEVVVATHQDNAAALLGKLPQVGGVESDNGRLLVSLKAETQDFSFLARALLDAQIPLREIREEQVNLETAFMRFTKGIVQ; encoded by the coding sequence GTGATCATCCAGACGATCAACCTGACGAAGCGCTACGGCAAGCTGGTGGCCCTCAGCGGACTGCACCTAAACATCGAGGAGGGCGAGTGCTTCGGCTACATCGGCCCGAACGGGGCGGGCAAGACGACGACGATCCGCATTCTGGCGACGCTGCTGCAACCGACGTGGGGCGAGGCGCGGGTCTGCGGGTATACGGTGGGGTATGAGTCGAGAATGATCCGACCGGTGATCGGGTATGTACCGGACTTTTTCGGCGCTTATGAAGACATGGTGGTGCAGGAATACCTCGAGTTCTTCGCGGCGGCGTACAACATCCACGGGGACCATCGAAAGCGGGTGGTGGGGGATGTGCTGGAGTTGACGGATCTGGTCTATAAGCGCGACGCGCTGGTGGATTCGCTGTCGCGCGGCATGAAGCAGCGGCTGTCGGTCGCGCGGGTGCTCTTGCACGATCCGAAGGTGCTGTTCCTCGACGAGCCGGCGAGCGGTCTGGACCCGCGGGCGCGGATCGAAATGCGCGAGTTGCTGAAAGAGCTTCGGCGGATGGGCAAGACGATCATCATCAGCTCGCACATCCTGCACGAACTGGCGGAGTTGTGTACGACGGTGGGGATCATTGAGCGCGGAGAGCTATTGTATCACGGATCGATTGATGAAATCGTGCGGCGGACGCGGACCGGCACGCGCGTGGAAGTGGTGGTCGCAACGCATCAGGACAATGCGGCGGCGCTCTTAGGGAAGCTGCCGCAGGTGGGCGGCGTGGAGAGCGACAACGGTCGGCTATTGGTGTCACTCAAGGCCGAGACGCAGGATTTTTCGTTTCTGGCGCGGGCGCTGCTCGATGCGCAGATTCCGCTGCGGGAGATCAGGGAGGAGCAGGTGAATCTGGAGACGGCGTTCATGCGGTTTACGAAGGGGATCGTGCAATGA
- the tnpA gene encoding IS200/IS605 family transposase, which produces MPGTYSQILLHTVVSTKHRKPWISPDLQERLYAYMGGIIRAEKGVLYQIGGIEDHVHLYFRWRPDGSVSDLMRTLKARSSKWVHDSFASLAGFSWQEGYSVFSVSKSQEQAVKTYISGQVEHHRREDYPSELFRLLRAHEVDFDERFVLD; this is translated from the coding sequence ATGCCCGGCACCTACTCGCAAATCCTGTTACACACGGTCGTCTCTACGAAGCACCGCAAGCCTTGGATCTCGCCTGATTTGCAAGAACGCCTTTACGCATACATGGGCGGCATTATCCGAGCCGAAAAGGGAGTGTTGTATCAAATCGGCGGCATTGAGGACCACGTTCATCTTTACTTTCGCTGGCGGCCCGATGGCAGCGTATCCGACTTGATGCGCACGCTCAAAGCGCGATCATCAAAATGGGTGCATGACAGTTTTGCCAGCCTCGCCGGATTCAGTTGGCAGGAAGGATACTCGGTCTTCTCGGTCAGCAAGTCTCAAGAGCAGGCCGTCAAGACGTACATCTCCGGGCAAGTAGAGCATCACCGGCGCGAAGATTATCCATCCGAACTCTTCCGGCTCCTCCGCGCGCACGAAGTCGACTTTGACGAACGTTTCGTCCTCGACTGA
- a CDS encoding MazG nucleotide pyrophosphohydrolase domain-containing protein: MDLKGLQELIETMYSAKDRKRGSAGTFLWLMEEVGELATAIREGTQEEKEGEFADVVAWLVTLANVEGIDLAAAMRKYTEGCPGCGQMVCRCDEKP; encoded by the coding sequence ATGGACCTCAAAGGGTTACAAGAACTGATCGAGACGATGTACTCCGCCAAGGACCGCAAGCGGGGGTCGGCGGGGACGTTTCTCTGGCTGATGGAGGAGGTCGGGGAGCTGGCGACCGCCATTCGCGAGGGCACGCAGGAGGAAAAAGAGGGCGAGTTCGCCGACGTGGTGGCGTGGCTGGTGACGCTGGCCAACGTCGAGGGGATCGACCTGGCGGCGGCGATGAGGAAATACACGGAGGGGTGTCCGGGCTGCGGGCAGATGGTCTGCCGGTGCGATGAAAAGCCGTAA